Genomic segment of Dehalogenimonas alkenigignens:
CGGAGCGGTATAAGGCTGCCCCGTCATGCCGTTAGGCAGGCCGGGGGTGGTGATTTCCATGGCGCCGGGAATCTGGGTCACCGAAAGCTTGATGACCGGCTGGAAGATTACCTGGCCGGAATTGCCGGCGGTATGGATGGATTCAGAGGCGATGAAATCAAACAGCAGCACCGTGGTCTGCCCGGCGGCGATCTCAAAACCCTTGATGAACTTGAGCTTGCCGCTGGGTAATTTAGCTTCCACAGGCTGGGACTCGCCTTCAAAGCTCACGGTGACCCTGGTGACTTCAAGGCGGATCTGGCCGTATTTGCCCGGCTCAAGCTGATCTTTGACTGCCAGCAGCTGCTCCCGGTCCTGGACCTTGAGCAGGTCGAAGGTCGCCGGGCCGGCGAAGTCCAGGGCCATCCAGCCGCCTTCAGCCTCCGCGGTGCCTGATTTATTGATCTCCACCGAAGCTACGGTCACATTGACCGCGGTAATGACTTTCTGCGGCGGGGCGTCGGTGACGCGGACTTCCAGTTTGCCAGTGGTCGGCTGGCTGCCGAGAACATCGCCCGGGGTGGGAATGCCGAGCTGGGCGCAGCCGGCGAGGACGACCGCCAGAGTGGCCAGAACGCCGGCTGCTTTAGCGATAATGCCTTTTTTCATATTGTTGTCTCCTTTGGCTGATGCTTACATCTGGAATAACGCCCGGACGGAAAAAGCGTCAGGGAAAGCATCATAAAACGATAGTACCGGGCCTGATCCGGGTTCAGGGCATCTTTTCGTAGGCGGCGCCGCTTTCGGCGGCCTGCGGGCTGAGGATGTATTTGCCGGAACCCTGCCCGGTCTTGTTGACGGTGATATCGAAGGTGAATGAGGTTACGGTGCCGGCGCCGACGGTAAACGGAATGCCGATCTGCAGCTTGTTGCTCGGCAGTTTAATATCAATCGTTTCGCCGGACTTCAGCGTTCCCTTCACGCTGCTGGCGATAAGCTCAACCTTGGTGTATTCCCCTTCCGGGACCTCGCCCTGCCACAACTGCCGTGAAGCGGCGCCGATGAGCTGGGTGAGGTCAAACTGTTTCACTTCCGGGGTGAAGGCGACCCAGGCTTCGCCGTCAGCGCCCTTCTTGAGCAGCGCCACCCGGTCAACCGTCACCACCAGGCTGCTGAAGTCCCCGATATCGTTGGGGGCATCGGAAACCAGGAAGCGGAAATTAACAGCGTCGCCCGAAGCCGGGGCGGAGACGATGATGGTCGGCGGGTCGTCACCCGGCGGGTTGATGACATTCAGCCCGGCCAGCCCGGCGACCGCCAGGAGCACCACTCCAACCGCCGCGGCGGCCCAGGCCGGCACCCGCGCCCAGAATGGTTTCCGCCGCCGCCGGTCAAGCGCCTGGTAAAAACGCAGCCTGGCCTGCCGCCTGGAATCAGCAGAAGGCGTAAACCGGGTGGACTGTAAACCCGCCGCGGCTTCCAGCAGCGGCCTGAGTTCGGCGGCTTGCTCAGGGTAATCGGCGATACAGGCCTCAATGCCCTCGCCCCGGATTACCCGGTCGAGGCATTCATCAAGTATGCGGTTGAAATCTCTCTCGTTGTTCATATCTATATCAATCTAGCCCGCAGCTTCTTGAGCGCCGCGGACTGGCCTTCGCGCACCGCGCCGTCGCTCTTGCCCAAAAGCGCGCCGACTTCTGCTGAGGATAAGCCGGCGAAGAACCGCAGCCGGATGATCTCCCGCTGCTCCTCGGTCAGGTTTTCCATGGCGCGCTGCACCCGTTCCATCTCCAGTTTTCTCTCGGCTTGCTCCGCCGGGCTGTCGTCCGATTCAATCTCCACATCTTCGACATCGACCGTCTTCCGCTCCGCCCGCCGCCGGTGGAAATCCACCACCAGGTTATGGGCGATCTTGAACAGCCAGGCGCCCATCGGCAGGCCGCGCTCCTCAAAGCTGTCCAGGGATTTCAGCGCCCGGGCGAAGACTTCCGAGGCCAGGTCTTCAGCCTCCTGCCGGTGTCCGACGCGGGTATAGGCGTACCGGGCGATGCGGTCATAATATTCATCGAACAGACCGGCCAGCTTATTCTCTTTTTGCCTTAAGGAGTCGGACTTCTGCATCAGCCTCTCGGGATTGGGCGACACTTTTAGATAATATACCACAGCCCCGGGCAGGCTTTTCACTCGTAATAACGGGCCGGCTGATATTATGTCAGGCCCCGGGACACCGATTTGTCGGTGTGCCGTCAGCTGTCTCCCCAACCCAAACCGCCGCCGCTCGACACGTTATGGTAGAATAGTTCAGTCTTTTCTGGCTGAGGAGCGGCATGACCCACCAGGCTGTCGCCAAGGTAATCGTCAATCCCGCCGCCGGCGCGGGCAAGTCCATCAAGCACTGGCCGCAAATTAAACGGCAAATGGACCGGCTAGGCATCAAATACGATGTCGTTTTCACCGAACGGGTCGGCCACGGCATCGAACTGGCGCGTGAAACCGCGGCGCAGCATTACCGGTATATCGTAGCTGTCGGCGGCGACGGCACCATCAACGAGGTGGTCAACGGCCTGCTGTCCGTGCCCGGCCAACAGCTCTCCCTGGGGGTGGTCAACACCGGCTCCGGCTCCGATTTCGTGCGGTCGCTGGGCATACCCAGGAACCCTGACCGTGCCTGCCACCACCTGCTCTCCGACAAACGGCTGCTGGTGGACGTGGGCGTCATCGAGTGGGGTGGCATCGCCGCCGGCCGCCGCTATTTTGTGAACGCCGCCGGAGTCGGCTTCGACGCCGAGGCGGTGGAAACCAGGCGCAGGCTGCCCGGGATCTTCCGCGGTCCCGTATCTTACGTGGTCGGCATGTTTAAGACGCTGGCAAGCTATCGCAACAAGTCCATCAACCTCAAGCTGGACGACTCCGCGGAAATCAGCCGTAAAGCCCTCTCTGTTATCGTGGCCAACGGCTGCTACTTCGGCGGCGGCATGAAAGTGGCTCCCGGCGCCGAACTGGCCGATCAGCTTTTCGAGGTGCTGACCATCGGCGATATCGGCAAGTTCGAACTGATCCAGGCTTTCCCCCGCGTTTACAAAGGCACCCACATCACCCACCGCAAGGTAAGGGTGGATCAGGCCTCCATGATATCATTGTCCTCCGATGAACGGCTGCTGCTTCAGGCCGACGGCGAGATTATCGGCGAGGGGGCGTTCAGGTTTTCGCTGCTGCCGGGGGCGCTGAGCGTGATCGTTTAACCGCGTATCGCTGCGATCTCGATTTTTCGCACCGCCTCTTCTAAGACACTTCTGGGGCAGGCGATGTTCATCCGCATGAAGCCCTCGCCCGCCGCGCCGAACCGGTGACCCTCATCCAAACCCAACCCCGCCCTGTGGATAAAGAATTCGCGCAGATCCTTCCGGTCCAGCCCCAGGCCGCGGCAGTCCAGCCATACCAGGTACGTCCCCTGCGGCCGTATCGCTTTAATCCGCGGGATGCGCCTTTCAAAGAAATCAGCCAGGAAATCAAGGTTGCCCTGGAGGTAGGCGAGCAACTGCTCAAGCCACTCGTCGCCGTCGCGGAAAGCGGCCTCAAGGGCGGTCATGGACAGGATGTCCGGGTTGGGCAGTATGCCGGATCTGGCCGCCTGGAAATCGGCGCGGAGGCGCGGATTGGGAATAATGATGACCGATGCCGCCAGCCCGGCCAGGTTGAATGTTTTGCTGGCCGACATGCAGACCACCGAGTTCTGGGCGAATTCCTCGGAAATGGAGGCGAAGGGCGTATGCTTCAGGCCGTCGAAGAGCAGTTCGCAATGCACCTCGTCGGAGATAACGACGGCGCCGGCGTCTATGACGGCTCGGCCGACATCGGTTAGCTCGTCCTTTGTCCAGACGCGGCCGACCGGATTGTGCGGGCTGCACAGGATCAGCGCCTTCGGCTGGGGCGCGGCCATGAAACCGGACCATGGCGGGGCGAAGCGCCTCTTCAGATCTTCAAGGTCAAAGCGGTACCGGCCGCCCTCGAACCGGAGCGGGCTGGCGGCGATGCGGCAGCCGGCGCCGGGCACCAGGCTCCAGAAGGGGTGATAGACCGGGTCGTTGATGACCACGGCATCGCCGGGATGGGTGAAAGCCTTAAGCGCCGCGCCCAGGGCGGAAATGACGCCGGGAGTGAACACCAGCCATTCCGGCTCGACTCTCCAGGCGTATTTGCGCCAAAGACGGGCGACGACAGCGTCAACCAGCGACTGGCTGACGGCGGCGTAGCCGTAGACCGGGTGGGCGATGCGCTTTTCAAGGGCGGCGGTGATCGGATCGGCGATGGCAAAATCCATATCGGCCACCCACATCGGCAGTACATCGGCGCGGCCGAACAGTTGCTGCCTCATATCCCATTTGACGGCCCCGGTGCCGCGCCGGTCGATCAGGCGGCCGAAATCGTATTTCACGATGTTTATTATACGCCGATGCGCTGTTAAATAGAACCGTTGTTCCTTGACAATAAAACAGGCAAGGAATAGGATTCTGCCATCGGCTTGCTCTCCACTTGCCTGCCGCCCGGGAGGTGTTATGAAGGGCAACTGGGAATTCGATTTTTCCGTCCGCGCCGGCAGTCCGGTAGTCACCGTCGCCCCCGGCGGCTCGGCTTCAGTCCCCATCACCGTCGGAATCAAAGGCCAGCCGCAGCCGGTACAGCTTGCAGTCGCTACGGACTGGGGCAGCGCCGGAGTCGCTGCCCAGGTGGCGCCCGGCGTAATGGCGTCGGGCGGGGCGGCGACGCTCCATGTCGTTGTCTCGGCGGCGACACCTCCCGGCAGCTATATGATCGGCGTGCAGGGGACAGCCTCCGGCACCTTCAAGACATCAGAAGCGGTAGTGACGGTGGTAGTCACATCAAAGCCGGAAAAGCGGGAGCAATCCGATCGAGATGACGGCGGGCACAACCCGGATGTTCAACAGGCGGCGGCAGGGAAAAAGACACCGGCGGTCAAGCCAGCGCCCGGCAAGTTGGGCGCGCCGCCGGCGCCGCGGGGTCCCGGCGGTTTCATCATCACGCTGGTGCTGTTCACCGCGCTGGCTTTGGGATTCTACTACATGGACCAGCAGTACGGCTTGATAGACTCTTTTCTTGGTTCACCGTCGGCGACGGCCAAAAACGCCGTATCTACCTACGAGGGTACCCAAACATTCACCATATTTTCCGCCATGGGCGGCAGCCCAAACACGGCTACCGGCCCCGCCAGTGTCAATATCGACGCCGCGGGCAATGTCCTGGGTCCGGTGCTTTTCGGCAAGATCAGCAACGGCGCCTTCACCGGCGAAGCTCACACCCAGGATGGCGCCTCGTACCCGATGGCCGGGACATTCTCGGGCGGCGTTCTCCGGGCGGAATACAGGTCAGCTTCGGTTAGCTGGGTTTGGAACTTGCAACAAAAGTAACGGATGTAAATTTTATCGTGGAATGGAGGCAAACTTGCCTCCAAATTCTTTCTACCGATACTCTGAACTACGGTCCGTACCTTCACCCTGGTAGATACCGCCGTACCCATCGGTCAGGGAGTCGAGCCTGAAAAACACCAGCTGCATCACCTTGGCGTTTCTTTCAACGACAATGCCTTCAGGATGGTAAACGACGACCAGCGACTGCGACCGCCCGGAATAGCCGGCGTCCCAGACGGCGGTGTGGATGGCGGCTCCGCAGCGCAGCAGGCTGGAGCGCGTCCTGCCCAATGCCATCACGTCTTTAGGCAGGCTGACGATCTCGTTATAGGTGATGAGGTAGTTTCCGGCGGCCAGATGGATGCGGCCTGATGAATCGAAAGGCGCGGGGACGAGTGTCGATAATTTCCGGCCGGCATTATCGGCAGGGATGACGCCCGCCCCTTCCAGAGTGAAAACCTCTTTCAGCGTCAGGTCTATGCCGTTGGGCTGCACCTGGTCGCCGAGGTCAATATATCCGGTCAATAGCGGCGGCTCGCTGCCGATGAGGCGTAGTAGTTCAGCTTTGGCGAGGGCGGTCACGGCGGCAAGTCTATCACGGGCGGCGGGCGAGAGGCAATGGAGTAATCTATTCTCCCCGCCGCCATTTGCCGCGGGAGAACAGCCTGGGGAAAAAGATTTTCCGCAACTCCTCGACGGCAAAAATGGAGAAGCCCGCGCCCACGGCGATGGCCCACATCTGCGGTGTCGGCGGCACGGTGCGGAAGGCTGCCTGCAGGAAGGGCAGGTATACCGCCGCCAATTGCAGCAGGACGGCGATGCCAATAGCCAGCAGCAGCCAGCGGTTAGAGAAAAAGCCGATTTTAATAGCTGGCAGTTCATCGCTGCGGGCGATAAAGCCCTTCCAGAGTTCGAAGCTGACAACGGTACAAAAAACGAGTGTCCGCGCTTCTTCCACGGTGAAGCGCTGTTCAGCCCAGTAGAAAATGCCGAAAACCACCGCCGCCATGATAAGCGCGGTATAACCGACCCGCCACATCAGACCAGGATAGATAATGCTTACTTCGGGCGACCGCGGCGGGCTCTTGAGTTCATCGCCGCGCCGGGGTTCCATCGCCAACGGCACGGTAATGGTGGCATCGGTAACCACGTTGATCCAGAGTATCTGGGCGGCCAGCAGGGGGGCATCGCCGAGGATGGCAATGGCCGCCGCCAGCGCCATCAGTTCCCCGATGTTGCTGGCCAGAAGGAAATAAATGACGGCGCGGAGGCGGTTGAAGATGCCGCGGCCTTCTTCAACGGCGGCAACCACCGAAGCGAAGTTGTCGTCAGCCAGGACCATGTCGGCGGCTTCACGGGCAACGTCGGTGCCGGACTTGCCCATGGCCACGCCGATATCGGCTGCCTTGAGCGCCGGGGCGTCATTGACGCCGTCGCCGGTGACGGCCACCACTTCGCCGTGGGACTTCCAGGCGCGGACAATGCGCAGTTTCTGCAGCGGTTCGATGCGGGCGAAGACCGAAACGCCTTTGACCGCAGCGGCCAGTTCGGCGTCCGACAGCGCGGCGACATCGGCGCCGGTCATCGCCCGACCGCCGCCGATGCCCACTTCCCGGGCGATCGCCTGGGCGGTGGCGGCGTGATCGCCGGTGATCATAACCACCCGGATTCCGGCTCCCAGGGCGGCCGCCACCGCTTCCCGGGCTTCCGGCCGCGGCGGATCGGCAATGCCGGCTAACCCGGCCAGCACCAGCTTGCCGGAGATATGTTCCTCTTCAAGCCTGGTAACAGTCGTGGGTAATTCGGCGTAAGCCAGGGCGAGGACGCGCATCGCCTGGCCGGCCATTGTTTCTATCTGTCGCCTGACCCCGTGGCGGGCGGCCTCATCGAGCGCCGCCGGCCGGCCGCCGTTATAGATATGAGAACACATGCCCAGCAGTTTTTCGGCGGCGCCCTTGGCATGGGTTATGTGAACCTTGCCGGCGTCGTTTAAAGTTGCCATGTACTGCCGCTCGGAGGAGAATGGTATCTCATCCAAGCGCCGATATTGTTTATCCAGATCTTCTTTAAAAAGCCCGGCCTTAGCCGCGGCCACCAGCAGCGCGCCCTCGGTGGGGTCGCCGAAGAGGGAACAGCACTCCTGGCCGGTAGTCACCGTGGCGTTATTACACAGCGCGCCGATGCGCAGCGCCAACCGCAGCGTTTCGTCATCGGCGGCAATAACCTTGCCGTCCTCCTGGAACTCGCCATCCGGCCGGTAGCCCTCGCCGGTGATGTCCACGCTGCGGCCGTCAGCGTAGAGCTGGCGCGTGGTCATCTGGTTCAAGGTCAGCGTACCGGTCTTGTCAGAGCAGATGACCGTTGCCGAACCAAGGGTCTCGACGGCAACGAGTTTGCGGATAATGGCGTTGCGCTGAGCCATCATACGCATGCCGATGGCCAGCACAACAGTGACCACGGCAGGCAAGCCTTCCGGGATAGCCGATACCGCGGCGGCTACCGCCAGCAGGAACATTTCCACCGGCTCCAGGCCGCGGATTAACCCGACTCCCAGGATGAGGCCGCATACCGCCAGCAAAATGATGACCAGGTAATTGGACAGCCGGGCGATGCCCTTTTGAAGGGGCGTCTTTTCCTCGGTGATGCCGGAAAGGCTGCCGGCGATGCGCCCCAGTTCGGTATTCATGCCGGTGGCGGCAACGACGGCAACTGCTTTGCCCTGGGTGGCGGCGGTGCTCTGAAAGACCATGTTGGTCCGGTCGCCGACGGTGACCTCGGCCCGGAGCGCGCCAAGGGCTTTTTCGACAGGCTCGGATTCCCCGGTGAGGGAGGACTCATTGACCCGCAGGCCGGCCAGTTCCAGCAGCCGGGCGTCGGCTGGCACCCGGTCGCCCTCTTCGATAATGATGACATCTCCCGGCACCAGGTCAGCCGCGGTGATATCCCTCAATTTGCCGGCCCGGCGCACTTTAGCCCGCGGCGCCGCCATCTCCCGCAGCGCGGCCATGGCTTTCTCCGCCTTACTCTCCTGGATATAGCCGATAACAGCATTGGCCAGCAGCACGCCGAGGATGGTCAGTGTGTCCACAGGATGACCGGTGAATGCGGAAACGGCCGCCGCCGCCAAAAGGACGTAGACCAGCGGGCTGGCGAACTGAGAGAGAAACCTGAGAACCGGCGACTTGCCGGCCTTCTCTTCCAGGGTATTGGCGCCGAATTTGGACAAGCGCTCTTTAGCCTCGGCCTCGGTCAGGCCGGAAGCGCGGCTTTCCAGCCTGGTCAGAGTGTCTGTGGAAGAAAGGGCGTGCCAGTTTTCAGCCATAACAGGCATATTTTAACACGGCGGGCGGTCATATCTATATGCCTTCCGCCGGCAGCGAGCGGCCACTACCCCGCCCGGCCCAGTACGGGGGGGGGTACGAAATCAGCGCTACGTCTTGAAATCAGGCCTTGTCAATGAAATTGGCGGTGAATAACTGCCCTTTGAAAGGCAGCGGCACGACCGTCAGCCGGCGGCGGAAGGCGCGGTGGGTTTTCACGTTGTGGAACCTGACGCTCAAGGTGGTAGTCTTGAATTTCTGAACCGCCGCCCGGTAAGCTCTGACTACCATGGATTGGTCTTCGGCGACGACGTCGGCCAGCGGGGCTTCCATCTCAGCCCACTCATCCGGCGATTCATACCCGAAGACATCGGCAAACTTTTTGTTGCAGACTTTGTGAGTGTCGTCAAGGTAAAGGTAAACCGCCTGAGACGACTTCTCCAGCACAGGTGCAAATTGCGCTGCAAGATCGGCAATCAGCTTCCGGTGATCCAATTCGTTCATACGCCCTCCTTTTACCCGCTAATCCTATTGTCTCACCGAAAAAGCCGGCCTCCAAACAATTGACAGTAGTTGTATAATTGTAGTGTATAACTATATTTATACAAATATTTAGACCGGTTTTGCGAGGCGCGGATGAGACCCGATGTGATCCAGATTGACCACCTGACCAAGATGTACGGCAAGAACCGGGGTATTACCGATGTCTCGTTCAATGTTCAGGAAGGGGAAATCTACGGCTTTATCGGCCCCAACGGCGCCGGCAAGACGACAACGCTGCGGCTGTTAGTCGGCCTTATCTTCCCTACCGGCGGCAGCGCCCGAATCTTCGGCAAAGACGTGGTCAGGCAAGGCGACGTCATCCGGGCTGATATCGGCTACCTGCCGTCCGAAGTCTTTTACTACGAAAACATGAAGGTAATCGACCTTCTAAGGTACTCCGCCAGCTTCTACCGCAAGGACAGCTCAAAGCGGATGCGGGAACTTGCCGAACGCCTGGAGCTCGACACCTCGCGCAAGATCGATGAATTGTCTTACGGCAACAAAAAGAAAGTCGGCATCGTCCAGGGATTGCTGCATTCGCCGAAACTCATCATCCTCGATGAGCCCACCTCCGGCCTGGACCCTCTGATGCAGCGGGAGTTTTTCGACATCATCCGGGAAGAAAACCAGCGTGGAGCGACAGTCCTTTTTTCATCCCACATCCTTTCAGAGGTACAGCGCCTGTGTCACCGGGTGGCGATCATCAAAGAAGGTTCGATTATCAGGATCGATGAGGTAGCCGCCATCAACCGCCAGGCCTACAAGCAGTTCCGGATAACCTCGACCGATCTGAATGTCGACGACCTGCCGGCGGCTGAGGTCAGCGACATCCATCAGGACGGCAGCGAACTGTCATTCCTATTCCGCGGCGATATCGATACCGTATTGAAGCTGATCGCCCGGCACCACGTCACCGATATCCAGATCCTGGAGCCGACGCTGGAAGAGATCTTCATGCATTACTACGAGTAGCCTGAACTAGACTGGGACACGATGAACATTTTCCGCTACGAGTTCCGTAAAAGGCTGATTCCGACCCTCATCTGGGTGGTCTCGCTGGGTGTTTATGTCTACTTCACCTTTGCCTTCTTCGAATCGTTCTCGGGGACCGGAATGCTGGACCTCCTGGACAGCTTCCCCGACGCCCTGAAAAAAGCCTTCGGCCTGGATCAGGACCTGACAACCATCCTGGGTTATTTTGCCTTTGTCGGCATCTACCTCTTCCTGGCTGGAGCCATTTTCTCATCGCACCTGGGCTTCAATGCCGTATCGGTCGAAGAAAGAGACCTCACAGCTGATTTTTTAATCGCCAAACCGGTGACCCGGAACCGCATCGTGACCGCCAAAATCCTGGCCGGGCTCGGCCATATTGTAATATTCACCTCGGCTATGGGAGTGGTCTCGTTCCTGGGAATGGAGTCTTTCAAAGGCGGCCAGGAGTATTCGATGACGACTTTCCTCCTCATCATCGCCGGCCTGTTTATTTTCCAGGTCCTGTTTTTCAGCTTCAGCTTCCTGCTCTCGGTTGCGCTTAAACGGATGGACTCGCCCCTGCCGTTTTCACTGGGCCTGTCTATCGGCCTCTTCATCCTGTATTCATTCGATAGTCTATTGCGAGACACGCCCCTCAAGTATCTGGTGCCTTACGACTATTTTGATCTGGGTTACATTATTGAGAACGGCGCCTTCAAGGCATCCGGGCTGGTTTTAAGCCTGGGCATCATCGCCGCGAGCCTCATTGCCGGCTACGCCCTTTACAACCGGCGGAACATCGCCACCGCAATGTGACCGGGAGCGTCAATGAACATCTTCAAACGGGAATTCAGCTCGAACTTAAAGTCCCTGCTCATCTGGTGCGTCAGCTATCTGGCGATGATGGCGCTGGCGTCCTCCGAATTCGCGGTTTATAACGGTCAGGCAGACGAAGTCAATGCCTTCTTGAATTCATTGCCGGAGGCTTTGAAACAGGCTTTTTCCCTCGATACGGTGCGCCTGGACATCCCGGAGGGTTACTTCAGCTATATCGGCGGCTTCCTGGTGCTGGCTTCCGTCATTTTTGCCGGCCTGGCTGGAGCTCAGATATTATCCAAAGAGATCAATAAAAAAACCTCAGAAACCACCTTCGCCCTGCCGGTGACCCGGCAGAGGATTGTCTCCGCGAAGCTGGCAGCGGCCGCCCTCAGTTGCGTCATCCTGACGGCGGTGACTTTTGCCGGTTCCCTGGGCGCCTTCGCCCGCTTCGGTATCGGGGCTGACTTCATCACCGGGGTTGGAAAGTTCATGCTGGTCGTCCTGGCGCTGCAGATGCTTTTTCTACTTTTCGGCTTTTTTGTCTCGTCGCTGTCCAGGCGGCACAAGCGGACCGGGATGATCGTTGCCGCGGTTATTATCGGGGTGTATTTGTTGTCTTTCTTCTCCAAGCTAAATGAGGATGTCGAGTTCCTAAAGTATTTTTCGCCGTTTGAATATTTCCCCGCTGCCGCGGTGGTCCAGGGGACGGACCTCGAACTCTTCGGCTTTATCGCCGTGCCGCTGCTTGCCATCGGCTTCTTCGCCGGGGCTTACCGGCTGGTAGCGGTGAAAGATCTTTAGGCGGATGGAGGCGATGCGACGGGGGGAGCGATGAAGGTGAACAAGACCGGAAGAAAATTGAGCGCCGCCGGCCGCCGGCCCAAGCGGGAGCTTATCATCGAGACCACGGTCGAGCTTTTCCGCCAGGCTCACGATGTACGCAAAGTGTCCATCGGGGATATCGCCCAGGCCGCCAGCGTCTCGCCGACAACGGTCTACAACCAGTTCGGCAGCCGTGACG
This window contains:
- a CDS encoding putative Ig domain-containing protein — protein: MKKGIIAKAAGVLATLAVVLAGCAQLGIPTPGDVLGSQPTTGKLEVRVTDAPPQKVITAVNVTVASVEINKSGTAEAEGGWMALDFAGPATFDLLKVQDREQLLAVKDQLEPGKYGQIRLEVTRVTVSFEGESQPVEAKLPSGKLKFIKGFEIAAGQTTVLLFDFIASESIHTAGNSGQVIFQPVIKLSVTQIPGAMEITTPGLPNGMTGQPYTAPMAAMGGTAPYAWSIATGALPAGLAIDAATGAITGTPSAAGLSTFRVRVADSSADAKKAAEKVFTIDIAAAGTIQIVETSLPEGTAGTAYSAPLTALGGTATRTWAVTAGTLPSGLTLDAATGLISGTPSAAGEAAIAVTVTDTTAPTPLTDSQAFLLRVVAAPAPPPAT
- a CDS encoding DUF4382 domain-containing protein; translation: MNNERDFNRILDECLDRVIRGEGIEACIADYPEQAAELRPLLEAAAGLQSTRFTPSADSRRQARLRFYQALDRRRRKPFWARVPAWAAAAVGVVLLAVAGLAGLNVINPPGDDPPTIIVSAPASGDAVNFRFLVSDAPNDIGDFSSLVVTVDRVALLKKGADGEAWVAFTPEVKQFDLTQLIGAASRQLWQGEVPEGEYTKVELIASSVKGTLKSGETIDIKLPSNKLQIGIPFTVGAGTVTSFTFDITVNKTGQGSGKYILSPQAAESGAAYEKMP
- a CDS encoding sigma-70 family RNA polymerase sigma factor; this encodes MQKSDSLRQKENKLAGLFDEYYDRIARYAYTRVGHRQEAEDLASEVFARALKSLDSFEERGLPMGAWLFKIAHNLVVDFHRRRAERKTVDVEDVEIESDDSPAEQAERKLEMERVQRAMENLTEEQREIIRLRFFAGLSSAEVGALLGKSDGAVREGQSAALKKLRARLI
- a CDS encoding diacylglycerol/lipid kinase family protein; protein product: MTHQAVAKVIVNPAAGAGKSIKHWPQIKRQMDRLGIKYDVVFTERVGHGIELARETAAQHYRYIVAVGGDGTINEVVNGLLSVPGQQLSLGVVNTGSGSDFVRSLGIPRNPDRACHHLLSDKRLLVDVGVIEWGGIAAGRRYFVNAAGVGFDAEAVETRRRLPGIFRGPVSYVVGMFKTLASYRNKSINLKLDDSAEISRKALSVIVANGCYFGGGMKVAPGAELADQLFEVLTIGDIGKFELIQAFPRVYKGTHITHRKVRVDQASMISLSSDERLLLQADGEIIGEGAFRFSLLPGALSVIV
- a CDS encoding MalY/PatB family protein, whose amino-acid sequence is MKYDFGRLIDRRGTGAVKWDMRQQLFGRADVLPMWVADMDFAIADPITAALEKRIAHPVYGYAAVSQSLVDAVVARLWRKYAWRVEPEWLVFTPGVISALGAALKAFTHPGDAVVINDPVYHPFWSLVPGAGCRIAASPLRFEGGRYRFDLEDLKRRFAPPWSGFMAAPQPKALILCSPHNPVGRVWTKDELTDVGRAVIDAGAVVISDEVHCELLFDGLKHTPFASISEEFAQNSVVCMSASKTFNLAGLAASVIIIPNPRLRADFQAARSGILPNPDILSMTALEAAFRDGDEWLEQLLAYLQGNLDFLADFFERRIPRIKAIRPQGTYLVWLDCRGLGLDRKDLREFFIHRAGLGLDEGHRFGAAGEGFMRMNIACPRSVLEEAVRKIEIAAIRG
- a CDS encoding deoxyuridine 5'-triphosphate nucleotidohydrolase gives rise to the protein MTALAKAELLRLIGSEPPLLTGYIDLGDQVQPNGIDLTLKEVFTLEGAGVIPADNAGRKLSTLVPAPFDSSGRIHLAAGNYLITYNEIVSLPKDVMALGRTRSSLLRCGAAIHTAVWDAGYSGRSQSLVVVYHPEGIVVERNAKVMQLVFFRLDSLTDGYGGIYQGEGTDRSSEYR
- a CDS encoding cation-translocating P-type ATPase; translated protein: MAENWHALSSTDTLTRLESRASGLTEAEAKERLSKFGANTLEEKAGKSPVLRFLSQFASPLVYVLLAAAAVSAFTGHPVDTLTILGVLLANAVIGYIQESKAEKAMAALREMAAPRAKVRRAGKLRDITAADLVPGDVIIIEEGDRVPADARLLELAGLRVNESSLTGESEPVEKALGALRAEVTVGDRTNMVFQSTAATQGKAVAVVAATGMNTELGRIAGSLSGITEEKTPLQKGIARLSNYLVIILLAVCGLILGVGLIRGLEPVEMFLLAVAAAVSAIPEGLPAVVTVVLAIGMRMMAQRNAIIRKLVAVETLGSATVICSDKTGTLTLNQMTTRQLYADGRSVDITGEGYRPDGEFQEDGKVIAADDETLRLALRIGALCNNATVTTGQECCSLFGDPTEGALLVAAAKAGLFKEDLDKQYRRLDEIPFSSERQYMATLNDAGKVHITHAKGAAEKLLGMCSHIYNGGRPAALDEAARHGVRRQIETMAGQAMRVLALAYAELPTTVTRLEEEHISGKLVLAGLAGIADPPRPEAREAVAAALGAGIRVVMITGDHAATAQAIAREVGIGGGRAMTGADVAALSDAELAAAVKGVSVFARIEPLQKLRIVRAWKSHGEVVAVTGDGVNDAPALKAADIGVAMGKSGTDVAREAADMVLADDNFASVVAAVEEGRGIFNRLRAVIYFLLASNIGELMALAAAIAILGDAPLLAAQILWINVVTDATITVPLAMEPRRGDELKSPPRSPEVSIIYPGLMWRVGYTALIMAAVVFGIFYWAEQRFTVEEARTLVFCTVVSFELWKGFIARSDELPAIKIGFFSNRWLLLAIGIAVLLQLAAVYLPFLQAAFRTVPPTPQMWAIAVGAGFSIFAVEELRKIFFPRLFSRGKWRRGE
- a CDS encoding ABC transporter ATP-binding protein, with the protein product MRPDVIQIDHLTKMYGKNRGITDVSFNVQEGEIYGFIGPNGAGKTTTLRLLVGLIFPTGGSARIFGKDVVRQGDVIRADIGYLPSEVFYYENMKVIDLLRYSASFYRKDSSKRMRELAERLELDTSRKIDELSYGNKKKVGIVQGLLHSPKLIILDEPTSGLDPLMQREFFDIIREENQRGATVLFSSHILSEVQRLCHRVAIIKEGSIIRIDEVAAINRQAYKQFRITSTDLNVDDLPAAEVSDIHQDGSELSFLFRGDIDTVLKLIARHHVTDIQILEPTLEEIFMHYYE
- a CDS encoding ABC transporter permease subunit, whose product is MNIFRYEFRKRLIPTLIWVVSLGVYVYFTFAFFESFSGTGMLDLLDSFPDALKKAFGLDQDLTTILGYFAFVGIYLFLAGAIFSSHLGFNAVSVEERDLTADFLIAKPVTRNRIVTAKILAGLGHIVIFTSAMGVVSFLGMESFKGGQEYSMTTFLLIIAGLFIFQVLFFSFSFLLSVALKRMDSPLPFSLGLSIGLFILYSFDSLLRDTPLKYLVPYDYFDLGYIIENGAFKASGLVLSLGIIAASLIAGYALYNRRNIATAM